A single region of the Streptomyces caelestis genome encodes:
- a CDS encoding glutamate ABC transporter substrate-binding protein → MRARRLRASLKGWGGVAAMAVVCALVAVFALCVPLYGPGTVDGQAVAQSARVKAEKADEDCEAPEKQTLSPSSADGDTIQAIKNREGDKRKLVVGVDQNSYRWGYRDPNSGKTAELEGFDIDLVRRIAEDILGDPKAVQFKAIPTNQRIPAIRDGRVDMVVRTMTINCERIADVAFSAPYFKTGQQVLAPKSSPITGYDDTLADKRICTAAGSTAYSTLEADQKKGELPATADISKTVPNQLDCLVRLQLGEADAVVTDGALAASQAAQDPTVQLKGDAFTAEYYGVAMKKDADDLVRRVNQILVDYRKDTANGWQASYDKWLSATLGKDPEKSKPPAPLYLRTT, encoded by the coding sequence ATGCGAGCACGACGTCTGCGGGCCAGTCTGAAGGGCTGGGGCGGGGTGGCCGCGATGGCGGTCGTCTGCGCCCTGGTGGCCGTCTTCGCGCTGTGCGTCCCGCTGTACGGACCGGGGACCGTGGACGGCCAGGCCGTCGCGCAGTCGGCCCGGGTCAAGGCCGAGAAGGCCGACGAGGACTGCGAGGCCCCCGAGAAGCAGACGCTGTCGCCCTCCTCCGCCGACGGCGACACCATCCAGGCGATCAAGAACCGCGAGGGCGACAAGCGCAAGCTGGTCGTCGGCGTCGACCAGAACAGCTACCGCTGGGGCTACCGCGACCCCAACAGCGGCAAGACCGCGGAGCTGGAGGGCTTCGACATCGACCTGGTCCGCCGCATCGCCGAGGACATACTCGGCGACCCGAAGGCGGTCCAGTTCAAGGCGATCCCCACCAACCAGCGCATCCCGGCGATCCGGGACGGCCGTGTGGACATGGTCGTCCGCACGATGACGATCAACTGCGAGCGCATCGCGGACGTCGCCTTCTCCGCGCCGTACTTCAAGACGGGACAGCAGGTCCTGGCCCCGAAGTCCTCGCCCATCACGGGCTACGACGACACGCTCGCCGACAAGAGGATCTGCACGGCGGCGGGCTCCACGGCGTACTCCACGCTGGAAGCGGACCAGAAAAAGGGCGAACTCCCCGCCACCGCCGACATCTCCAAGACGGTGCCGAACCAACTCGACTGCCTGGTCAGGCTGCAGCTCGGCGAGGCCGACGCGGTGGTCACCGACGGCGCGCTCGCCGCGAGCCAGGCGGCACAGGATCCGACGGTCCAGCTCAAGGGTGACGCCTTCACTGCCGAGTACTACGGCGTGGCGATGAAGAAGGACGCCGACGATCTGGTACGCCGGGTCAACCAGATCCTGGTGGACTACCGGAAGGACACCGCGAACGGCTGGCAGGCGTCGTACGACAAATGGCTGTCGGCAACACTGGGCAAGGATCCGGAGAAGTCGAAACCACCGGCACCGCTGTACCTCCGCACAACCTGA
- a CDS encoding GNAT family N-acetyltransferase: MKITVRAAAEADLAALLALYGELNPDDAPLPQAAADAVWAAISGQQGRTVLVAEADGTVAGTADCIVMPNLTRGGRAVLFVENVVVAGRFQRRGVGRRLMEAAVRLGESAGCYKVQLLAADDEYVHSFYAACGFKALAQGFRRYVE, translated from the coding sequence ATGAAGATCACAGTGCGGGCGGCGGCCGAAGCGGATCTGGCAGCGCTGCTGGCCCTCTACGGCGAACTGAACCCGGACGACGCGCCGTTGCCTCAAGCGGCTGCGGACGCCGTCTGGGCGGCCATATCCGGGCAGCAGGGGCGGACCGTCCTGGTCGCCGAGGCCGACGGCACGGTGGCCGGGACGGCGGACTGCATCGTGATGCCGAATCTCACCCGTGGTGGTCGGGCCGTCCTGTTCGTGGAGAACGTCGTGGTGGCCGGCCGCTTTCAGCGGCGGGGCGTCGGGCGTCGACTGATGGAGGCAGCGGTGCGGCTGGGGGAGTCGGCCGGCTGCTACAAGGTGCAACTGCTGGCGGCGGACGACGAGTACGTCCACAGCTTCTACGCAGCGTGCGGTTTCAAAGCCCTGGCGCAAGGGTTCCGCCGCTACGTCGAGTAG
- a CDS encoding Cys-Gln thioester bond-forming surface protein, with product MFASFSAVFVRRRGAARLGAATLVSGLVAAGVLTGAGQATAEETTRSQGGATATIAGLKTYGTAVIHGGTGDQQVSAGLFEMSVEGGGMLQTYCVDLHNPTQRDAKYHETPWSGTSLGANKDAGRIRWILQNSYPQVNDLAALARKAGVRGALTEQDAAAGTQVAIWRYSDDVAVDALDPQAEQLADYLEKSARSQPEPRASLTLDPPAVSGRPGERLGPVTVHTNAGSVTVSPPADAATSGVRIVDKQGKAVTSTTNGGQVFFEVPEDAASGTAELTVQASTTVPVGRAFASESRSQTQILAGSSESTVSATAAATWTKEGAIPALSSAKNCAEGGVDIIASNKGDEPFTFELAGLEHTIAAGESRTVTVPLQEDQAYDFTIHGPGGFTKRFTGMLDCRIQGGEAGTATQTLSQPSPASVGGTATDTNLAETGSSGVTPLIAGIAIGLLLIGGTTLIVLRRGEIPTGD from the coding sequence GTGTTTGCTTCGTTCTCTGCGGTGTTCGTACGCAGGCGAGGGGCTGCTCGCCTCGGCGCCGCGACGCTCGTGTCCGGGCTCGTCGCCGCGGGCGTGCTGACCGGTGCCGGCCAGGCGACCGCCGAGGAGACCACGCGGAGTCAGGGCGGAGCGACCGCGACGATAGCCGGGCTCAAGACGTACGGCACCGCGGTGATACACGGCGGCACCGGGGACCAGCAGGTGTCGGCGGGCCTGTTCGAGATGTCCGTCGAGGGCGGCGGCATGCTCCAGACGTACTGCGTCGACCTGCACAACCCGACGCAGCGGGACGCCAAGTATCACGAGACGCCCTGGAGCGGCACGTCCCTGGGCGCCAACAAGGACGCCGGCCGGATCCGCTGGATCCTTCAGAACTCCTACCCGCAGGTGAACGACCTCGCGGCGCTGGCGCGCAAGGCGGGTGTCCGCGGTGCGCTGACCGAGCAGGACGCGGCGGCCGGCACGCAGGTGGCCATCTGGCGGTACTCGGACGACGTCGCCGTCGACGCCCTCGACCCGCAGGCCGAGCAACTCGCGGACTACCTGGAGAAGAGCGCCCGGAGTCAGCCCGAGCCGAGGGCCTCGCTCACCCTCGACCCGCCGGCGGTCTCCGGCCGGCCGGGGGAGCGGCTGGGCCCGGTGACGGTGCACACGAACGCCGGCAGTGTGACGGTGAGCCCGCCCGCGGACGCCGCCACGAGCGGGGTCCGGATCGTCGACAAGCAGGGCAAGGCCGTCACCTCCACGACCAACGGCGGGCAGGTGTTCTTCGAAGTACCCGAGGACGCGGCGTCCGGTACGGCAGAGCTGACCGTGCAGGCCTCGACGACCGTGCCGGTCGGCCGTGCCTTCGCCTCCGAGAGCAGGAGCCAGACGCAGATCCTGGCCGGTTCCAGCGAGTCCACGGTGTCGGCCACGGCGGCGGCGACCTGGACGAAGGAGGGCGCGATCCCGGCACTGTCCTCGGCGAAGAACTGCGCCGAGGGCGGCGTCGACATCATCGCGTCCAACAAGGGCGACGAGCCGTTCACCTTCGAACTGGCGGGCCTTGAGCACACCATCGCCGCGGGCGAGTCCCGAACGGTGACGGTCCCGCTCCAGGAGGACCAGGCGTACGACTTCACGATCCACGGCCCGGGCGGCTTCACCAAGCGCTTCACGGGCATGCTGGACTGCCGGATCCAGGGCGGCGAGGCGGGCACGGCCACGCAGACCCTCAGCCAACCGAGCCCGGCCTCGGTGGGCGGCACGGCCACCGACACCAACCTCGCCGAGACCGGCAGCTCCGGGGTCACCCCCCTCATCGCCGGCATCGCCATCGGTCTGCTGCTGATCGGCGGAACGACCCTGATCGTGCTGCGCCGCGGGGAGATACCGACGGGGGACTGA
- a CDS encoding single-stranded DNA-binding protein produces MNETMVCAVGRVATQPVYREMASGPSARFRMAVTARYWDREKNMWADGHTNFFTVWANRQLATNTAASLTVGEPVIVQGRLKVRTDVREGQSWTSADIDAVAIGHDLAWGTSAFRRAGRPETASGPTQPEPNWETPSGGSAEPPDVPAQQPPEPVALT; encoded by the coding sequence ATGAACGAGACGATGGTCTGCGCGGTCGGCAGGGTGGCGACGCAGCCGGTGTACCGGGAGATGGCGTCCGGCCCGTCGGCGAGGTTCCGGATGGCCGTGACCGCCCGCTACTGGGACCGCGAGAAGAACATGTGGGCGGACGGGCACACCAACTTCTTCACGGTGTGGGCCAACCGCCAGCTCGCCACGAACACGGCGGCGTCGCTGACGGTGGGCGAGCCCGTGATCGTCCAGGGCAGGCTGAAGGTGCGGACCGACGTGCGTGAGGGGCAGAGCTGGACCTCGGCGGACATCGACGCGGTAGCGATCGGTCACGACCTGGCCTGGGGCACCTCGGCGTTCCGCCGCGCCGGCCGGCCGGAGACGGCGTCCGGGCCGACGCAGCCGGAGCCCAACTGGGAGACTCCGTCAGGCGGTTCAGCGGAGCCCCCGGACGTTCCGGCTCAACAGCCTCCGGAGCCAGTCGCGTTGACGTGA